The proteins below come from a single Sorghum bicolor cultivar BTx623 chromosome 4, Sorghum_bicolor_NCBIv3, whole genome shotgun sequence genomic window:
- the LOC8084711 gene encoding tubulin-folding cofactor A — protein sequence MATLRNLKIKTSTCKRIVKELRSYEKEVEKEAAKTADMKDKGADPYDLKQQENVLAESRMMVPDCHKRLETALADLKATLAELKESNEQGAEIGEAESTIAEVEAVVKPTED from the exons ATGGCGACGCTGAGGAACCTGAAGATCAAGACGTCGACGTGCAAGAGGATCGTGAAGGAGCTGCGCTCGtacgagaaggaggtggagaagGAGGCGGCCAAGACCGCCGACATGAAGGACAAGGGCGCCGATCCCTACGATCTCAAACAACAG GAAAATGTTTTAGCTGAGTCGAGGATGATGGTCCCAGACTGCCACAAGCGACTTGAAACTGCACTGGCTGACTTGAAAGCAACACTG GCTGAACTGAAGGAGTCAAATGAGCAAGGTGCTGAGATTGGAGAAGCTGAGAGTACAATCGCAGAGGTTGAAGCAGTTGTCAAGCCAACagaagattaa
- the LOC8056443 gene encoding uncharacterized protein LOC8056443 has translation MEAAAAAPHLLHCSGFGRVAHLPALPGRRQRRRRGQFPRVRAVATEPKPSTSTTTSSSSSSSRDRTRSRHDLSDTRFGDVSKEIQRVRKQMEQDEQLATLMRGLRGQNLRDEQFADDNVRLRLVEVESADNNEGLPLVYSPEIISAYWGKRPRAVATRVVQLLSVAGGFISHLISDLINKKLKENEVARAIELREIVTSLGPAYIKLGQALSIRPDILSPAAMTELQKLCDKVPSFPDDIAMALLEEELGQPWQAIYSELSPSPIAAASLGQVYKGRLKETGELVAVKVQRPFVLETVTIDLFIIRNLGLVLRRFPQVSVDVVGLVDEWAARFFEELDYVNEGENGTYFAEVMKEDLPQVVVPKTYHKYTSRKVLTTQWIEGEKLSQSTEDDVGSLVSVGVICYLKQLLDTGFFHADPHPGNMIRTPDGKLAILDFGLVTKLTDDQKYGMIEAIAHLIHRDYDAIVKDFVKLGFIPEGVNLDPILPVLAKVFDQALEGGGAKNINFQELAADLAQITFDYPFRIPPYFALIIRAIGVLEGIALVGDPEFAIVDEAYPYIAQRLLTDESPRLRSALRYTIYGKTGVFDAERFIDVMQAFENFIRAAKSGGGENLKGNMAELADLGGQPSTSLVPVFPMAIAQPEQPVKARAALAFLLSERGNFFREFILDEIVKAIDAISREQLIQIAASFGIGRATPVFSMVPVRARALLPTITEEDRVILNNVEKVVKFLTSGTATPTVGGDVNMVSVVQELLPVLPGISSKILPDVLSRLSSRVFARLIREAFL, from the exons AtggaggccgcggcggcggcgccgcatcTCCTGCACTGCAGCGGCTTCGGCCGCGTCGCGCACCTCCCGGCGCTCCCCGGTCGccgccaacgccgccgccgaggaCAGTTCCCACGCGTCCGCGCCGTCGCCACGGAGCCCAAGCCgtccacctccaccaccacctcctcctcctcctcctcctctcgcgACAGGACCAGGAGCCGTCATGACCTCTCCGACACC AGGTTCGGAGATGTGTCCAAGGAGATCCAGCGCGTGCGCAAGCAGATGGAGCAGGACGAGCAGCTCGCCACGCTCATGCGCGGCCTCCGCGGCCAGAACCTCCGCGACGAGCAGTTCGCCGACGACAACGTCCGCCTCCGCCTCGTCGAG GTAGAATCTGCGGACAACAATGAGGGGCTGCCTCTTGTGTATAGCCCTGAAATCATATCAGCTTACTGGGGCAAGCGGCCGAGGGCCGTCGCCACTCGAGTTGTGCAGCTCCTGTCTGTCGCTGGTGGTTTCATCTCCCATCTCATATCCGATCTTATTAACAAGAAGCTCAAGGAG AATGAAGTGGCTCGCGCAATTGAACTGAGAGAGATCGTTACGTCTCTGGGTCCTGCTTACATCAAGCTTGGGCAGGCACTAAGTATACGTCCAGATATTCTGTCCCCTGCAGCAATGACAGAGTTGCAGAAATTATGTGATAAG GTTCCTTCATTCCCAGATGATATAGCAATGGCTCTTCTGGAAGAAGAGCTTGGCCAGCCTTGGCAAGCAATCTACTCTGAGTTATCCCCCTCCCCAATCGCTGCAG CATCTCTGGGACAGGTTTATAAGGGTCGCTTGAAAGAAACAGGAGAACTAGTGGCTGTAAAAGTGCAGAGGCCATTTGTACTTGAGACTGTCACCATCGATTTATTCATCATTAGAAACTTGGGTTTGGTACTCAGGAGATTTCCACAG GTATCCGTTGATGTTGTTGGTCTGGTAGATGAGTGGGCTGCTAGATTTTTTGAAGAACTTGATTATGTAAATGAAGGTGAAAATGGCACCTACTTTGCTGAAGTGATGAAAGAAGATCTTCCACAG GTTGTTGTTCCAAAGACTTACCATAAATACACATCTAGAAAAGTTCTTACCACACAATGGATAGAGGGAGAGAAGTTGTCACAAAGTACAGAGGACGATGTTGGATCATTGGTCAGTGTAGGAGTCATTTGCTATCTGAAACAG TTGCTTGATACTGGGTTCTTCCATGCTGATCCACATCCAGGCAATATGATTAGAACACCTGATGGAAAGCTGGCTATTCTTGATTTTG GGCTTGTTACAAAACTGACAGATGATCAAAAGTATGGAATGATTGAAGCAATAGCTCACCTTATTCATCGTGATTATGACGCGATTGTTAAGGACTTTGTGAAACTTGGTTTTATCCCTGAAGGGGTTAACTTGGATCCAATCTTGCCTGTACTGGCCAAGGTTTTTGATCAGGCACTAGAAGGAGGCGGTGCCAAGAATATTAACTTTCAAGAATTGGCAGCAGATCTAGCACAGATAACTTTTGATTATCCATTTAGGATACCTCCATATTTTGCTCTGATTATTAGAGCCATTGGAGTATTAGAAGGCATAGCTTTGGTGGGAGATCCTGAATTTGCTATTGTGGACGAAGCATACCCATATATTGCACAG AGGCTACTAACAGACGAATCACCTCGACTAAGGAGTGCCTTGCGTTACACAATATATGGCAAAACTGGTGTTTTTGATGCAGAAAGGTTCATTGATGTTATGCAAGCTTTTGAGAATTTTATTCGCGCAGCAAAGAGCGGTGGTGGGGAGAACTTGAAGGGAAACATGGCTGAGCTGGCTGATTTAGGAGGTCAACCTAGCACCAGTTTGGTTCCTGTATTTCCAATGGCCATAGCCCAGCCTGAGCAGCCAGTTAAAGCTCGTGCAGCTCTTGCTTTTCTACTCTCTGAGAGGGGAAACTTCTTTCGGGAATTCATTCTTGATGAG ATTGTGAAAGCCATTGATGCAATTTCAAGGGAGCAATTAATCCAGATTGCTGCATCTTTTGGGATAGGAAGGGCCACCCCAGTTTTCAGCATGGTTCCTGTTAGGGCCAGGGCATTGCTTCCAACAATCACAGAGGAAGACAGAGTCATCTTGAACAATGTTGAGAAGGTTGTGAAGTTCCTAACATCTGGGACAGCAACTCCAACAGTGGGCGGG GACGTAAACATGGTGTCTGTAGTACAAGAGCTTCTACCTGTGTTGCCAGGCATCTCATCGAAGATCCTACCTGATGTCTTGAGTCGGTTGTCATCACGAGTATTTGCACGGCTGATCCGAGAGGCATTTTTGTAA
- the LOC8084712 gene encoding uncharacterized protein LOC8084712, translating to MDAQPNWRGAAAASRLSYKNATIAVCAFNLLVAALLLHNYFSSWTRIAGGDRLDSAQLRYIWESEELRRAMEPVDLIRRVKEIEQEAYGEHGMATDEDPKQTAAVDLSKRLKDLRAGNDGSSQKALEEWRKRKMERARQRAIEKNGTSSAKTK from the exons ATGGACGCGCAGCCTAACTGGAgaggtgcggcggcggcctCGAGGCTGTCTTACAAGAACGCCACCATCGCCGTGTGCGCCTTTAACCTCCTTGTTGCGGCCCTCCTCCTCCACAACTACTTCTCGTCCTGGACGCGCATCGCCGGCGGCGACAGGCTCGATTCCG CTCAGCTTCGGTATATATGGGAATCTGAGGAGTTGCGTCGTGCTATGGAGCCTGTGGATTTGATCAGAAGA GTGAAGGAAATTGAGCAAGAAGCTTATGGTGAACATGGCATGGCGACAGATGAAGATCCTAAGCAGACTGCTGCTGTTGATTTATCAAAACGGCTGAAGGATTTAAGGGCAGGGAATGATGGCAGTAGCCAAAAAG CTCTTGAAGAATGGCGCAAAAGGAAGATGGAGCGTGCAAGGCAGCGAGCGATCGAAAAGAATGGGACTTCTAGTGCGAAAACTAAATGA
- the LOC8055309 gene encoding NADH dehydrogenase [ubiquinone] 1 alpha subcomplex subunit 9, mitochondrial, protein MQAAAWRRHLLDHHLSPSTSAAIAAFRSASQPGLAPQGLCGADGARYMSSARAPAVKGSGHLVRKGTGGRSSVSGIVATVFGATGFLGRYLVQQLAKMGSQVLVPFRGCEDSHRHLKIMGDLGQIVPMKYHPRDVDSIKAVMAKSNVVINLIGREYETRNYSFEEVNHHMAEQLATIAKEHGGIMRFIQVSCLGASPSSESRLLRTKAAGEQSILKEFPEATIMRPATMIGTEDRILNRWAQFAKNWGFLPLVGGGSTKIQPVYVIDVAAAIVNSLKDDGTSMGKIYELGGPEIYTVHELAELMYETIREWPRYVNVPLPVARAIASPREMLLNKVPFPLPTPSIFNLDQINAFAVDNLVSEDALTFEDLGIMPQKLKGYPVEFLVSYRKGGPSFGSTVSEKMRSSEM, encoded by the exons ATGCAGGCGGCGGCGTGGAGGCGTCACCTCCTCGACCATCACCTGTCCCCTTCCACCTCGGCTGCCATCGCCGCCTTCAGATCCGCCTCCCAGCCGGGGCTCGCTCCCCAAG GGTTGTGCGGAGCGGATGGCGCGAGGTACATGTCGTCCGCGAGGGCGCCGGCGGTCAAGGGGTCCGGGCATCTCGTCCGCAAGGGCACCGGAGGGAGGTCTTCTGTGAG TGGAATTGTAGCCACGGTGTTTGGAGCTACTGGTTTTCTTGGACGCTATCTTGTGCAACAACTTG CCAAGATGGGATCTCAAGTGCTTGTCCCATTCAGAGGTTGTGAGGATTCTCATCGCCACCTGAAGATTATGGGTGACTTGGGTCAG ATTGTGCCGATGAAATACCATCCAAGAGATGTTGATTCAATTAAGGCTGTTATGGCCAAGTCAAATGTGGTTATTAACCTCATAG GACGAGAGTATGAAACAAGGAACTACAGCTTTGAAGAAGTGAACCACCATATGGCTGAACAACTTGCAACG ATTGCTAAGGAGCATGGTGGTATCATGAGATTTATCCAGGTTTCTTGCCTAGGGGCATCACCGTCTTCTGAATCTAGATTGTTGAGGACAAAAGCTGCAGGAGAGCAATCAATCTTGAAAGAATTCCCTGAG GCTACAATCATGAGGCCTGCTACCATGATTGGCACAGAAGATCGAATTTTGAACAGATGGGCACAATTTGCAAAGAATTGGGGTTTCCTCCCGCTTGTTGGTGGTGGATCCACAAA GATTCAGCCTGTTTATGTAATCGATGTTGCTGCTGCTATTGTCAACTCCCTCAAGGATGATGGCACTAGCATGGGAAAGATATATGAACTTGGGGGCCCTGAAATTTACACTGTCCATGAGCTG GCTGAGCTGATGTATGAGACAATCCGTGAATGGCCAAGATATGTCAATGTTCCTCTTCCTGTTGCAAGG GCTATTGCTTCCCCAAGGGAAATGTTGCTGAACAAAGTGCCGTTCCCCCTGCCAACCCCTTCCATTTTCAACCTAGACCAGATCAATGCATTCGCTGTGGACAACCTTGTCTCAGAAGATG CTCTCACTTTCGAAGACCTCGGCATCATGCCTCAGAAGTTGAAGGGGTACCCGGTGGAGTTCCTCGTGTCGTACAGGAAGGGTGGGCCATCGTTCGGCTCAACTGTGAGCGAGAAGATGAGGAGCTCCGAGATGTAG